The window CTGACAACGGAGGAGGAACGGTGCCCAAGGATCCACGCTACAGCGAGAAGAGCCCCCACACGGCCGACGAGCAGGCCGCTCCGGCCCCGGAGCGGCCCACCAACACCGACGAAGCCGCGGGGATGAGCAACGAGGAGGGCCGCGGCCCCTCGCAGGCCGAAGGCGAGCGCGTGGAGGACGGCGACGGGGACGGGAACTAGCGCCCGTTCCACCAGCGGGGGCGAGTAAACTCGCGGCAACAACCGCACAAAGTCCGCCTTCGCGGACTCCCGGTCGGATGCCGCGTTTCTCGAGCCCACTTCAGTGGGCTTCGCGTGGTTCCAGCCGGGGGATTCATTCCCCGGCGATCCGGGCACCCATCCCGCCCCCCTCAAACCTGCGAAGGCAGGTTTCCCGCGGTTGTTGCAGCGGTTTCAACCGCCGGCCCCCACCAGCCCCTCGATGATCTCCGCGCCGCGCAGGGCAGCACCGCGGCCGGCTTCGACGTAACGGCGCGCGGCGGCGCCGGAGGGGTGGCGCGCGGCGGGGTCGGCCAGTCGGCGCAGCGTCTCGGCGAGGTGCGCGGTGCCGGTGACCTCGAACCCCCCACCGGCGGCCACCAGCTCGGCGGCTTCGCGGGCGTTGGCGTGGCGGGGGCCGAAGAGGACCGGCGCGCCGAACGCCGCCGGCTCCAGCACCGAGTGCAGCCCCGCGGTGCCGAAGCCGCCGCCCACGTACGCCACATCCGCCAGCGCGTACAGGTCGCCCAGGATGCCCACGCGGTCCACCAGCGTGACCGCGGGCACCTCCGCGCTCGCCTCCACCGCGGAGAGGCGGACGTGCGGGAGCGCGTGTGCGCTCAGGGCGGCTTCGGTGCGGGCGAGGTGCGCCTCCGTGGGCTCGTGCGGCACCAGGATGAGGCGGAGCGGGAGCCCGTCCGCGCGCAGACGTGCAAGCGCGGGGATGAGGTGGTCCTCGTCCGCCGGCCAGGTGGAGCCGGCGACCAGCGTGAGGCCGGGCCATGCCGCGAACGGCGCCAGGAGCGGAGAGCCGCGGTCCACGCGGGCGGCGCGTTCCCAGACCTGGTCGAAGCGCGCATCCCCCATCACCGTGCGCCGCTCGGGAGGCACGCCCAGCGCGGCGAAGCGGTCCGCATCGGACTGAGATATTGCGGCGACGATGTTCAGGCGCCCGTACGCGGGGGCCAGCAGCGCGCGCGCGACCCCGCCCAGCCGGCTGGAGGATGCCGGAAGAGTCGCGCTCAGGAGCGCCAGCCGCACGCCGCGCGCGCTCGCCTCTCGCGTGAGGACGGGCCACACGTCCGTCTTGGAGAAGGCGAACACGCGCGGCCGCAGCAGGTCCAGCGCGCGTCCTACGTCGCTCGCCAGGTCGAAAGGCAGGTAGTCCGTGAAGTCCGCGGCGATGGTGCGGGCGAACGACTCGGCGGAGGGGGAGAAGTAGGTGTACGCCACCTGGATGTCGGGGCGGCGGGCACGGAGCGCCTCCACGACGGCGCGCGCCTGCAGCCCCTCGCCCACGCTCGGCGCGTGGAACCAGACGAGCGGCCGAGACGGGTCACGTTCCGCATCCCCCCAGGCGGCCATCCGCTGCAGGACGCCGCGCCGCCCGCGAATGCCGCGCGCCAACTTTCCCTCTCCGCGCGAGGCGAGCGGGAGGAGAGGGCGCGCCGCTGCGAGGGCCAGGGTGTAGATGCGTTCCGAGATCGCCATGGCCGCAAGCTACCCCGGCCCGCGCTCCGCCCACAACCCGCGCGCGAAGCACCCCGCCGCCCTGGCACGGGCGGCGGGGTGCTCCAATGGGACGACGGGACGCTACCGGTCCACCACGTCGCCGACGATCACGACGCGCTCCAGCTCCACGTCCGCGGTCGGGGTGACGGCGGGGGTGGAGGGCGGCATCGGCGCGACGGGGGGCATGGGGGCGGCGGCCGTCGCGGGGGTGGGAGCCGGCACCGGGGCGGGCGCGGCGGAGGTGTACTCGCGCGGCGCGGGCGCCTCCTCGTAGCGGTCGGCGCGGGCCTGGAGGTAGCGCCAGACGGCGTATCCGGCCGCCGCGGCGGCGACCCCCGCCACCACCACGCCCAGCGATCCGCCCTCTTCCTCTTCCTCCACGTGCACCGGGACGTGCTCGGCAAAGAGCTCGGCGACAGCCTGGTTGAACACCGGCAGGTCGTGCGGCCCGCGGCTGGAAACCCAGTTGCGGTCGCGCACCACCGGCTCGTCCGTCCACAGCCCGCCGGCGTTGAGGACGTCGTGCTTGATCCCCGGCCACGAAGTCAGCCGCCGGCCCGACACCATCCCCGCCGAGATCGGCACCCAGGGCGCGTGGCAGATCATGGCGATGGGCTTCCCCCGCGAGTTGAAGGCGGAGACGAAGTCCAGCACGCGCTCGTTCTGGCGCAGCGCGTCCGGGTTGGCGAGGCCGCCGGGAAGGAGGAGCGCGTCGTAGTCCTCCACGCCGATCTCATCCAGCGTGTAGCTCACCTTCACCTTCTTCCCCGGGTACATGCCGTTCACGCCGCGGATGCGCCCCGGGTGGATGGAGATGATGTCCACCTCGGCGCCACGGTCCTCCAGATCCTCCACGGGCGAGGTGAGCTCCACCTGCTCGAAGCCGTCCGCCGCGAGCACCGCTACTCTAAGTCCTTCCAGGCTGTCGTTTCGCATCCCATCTCCTCCTGAGTTCGCTCATTACTCCGCGCTCGATCGCGGGGCGCCCGGCCGGTGCAAGACCTTTGCCGAAGGTGCTCTGCGAAGAACCCCAAAGCATCACACAGAGAACACGGAGGGAACCGCGAAGGCACAGAGAAACCCTTCCGCCCTCCTTTCCGTGCCCCTCTGTGGCTCTGTGTGACGCGCTGTCGGGGATATTGGCGCAACCCGTTACGTGGCAACGGGTTGAGTGTCGTGGAGCAGGGCGCGGGGGCGCGGACAAGGTTGACACCGCGGGAAGTGGGCGTGTATCATAGGCTCCTACACGACTTCAACTTGCAGTATCGGACCCTTCCGTCCACCAGTCCTCGCAGCCCGAAGTTCATGCCTCGATCCCGCTGGACGCTGATGCTCGTTCCGCACGACAACGAGCGCGTCCTCTCCTGGCAGGTCACCCGCCGGACCATCCGCACCGCCATCTCCGGCGCGGTCGCCGTCGTCCTCCTCTTCGCCATCTTCGGCGTCGGCTTCTTCGCGAAGCAGGGACGCTCGCTGCACAACGCCCAGCTTCGCCGCGAGAACCAGCTTCTCGCCGCCGAGGTGGACCAGATGCGCGAGCAGATGGCGGAGCTGAACCAGTCGATCGACCAGCTTGCCCTCAAGGACGAGCAGTACCGCACCATCGCGGGGCTCCCGGAGCTGGACAAGGACGTGAAGAAGGTGGGGATCGGCGGGCCCGGCTCGTCGCTGGCGGACGCGGCGCTGATGCACGTGAACCCCGGGGTGGGGCGCAAGCTGGAGAACGCGGAAGGAAACCTGGGTGTCCTGGCGCGGCGTGCGCGGCTGCTGCAGGCATCGCTGGACGAGGCGCTGGGCGCGCTGCGCAGCAACAACGAGCGGATGGCCCGCACCCCCTCCATCGCCCCCGCCAGCGGCCACCTGTCGTCGCTCTTCTCCAGCGCCCGCGCGCACCCGGTGCTCCGCATCACCCGCCCGCACAAGGGGATCGACATCGCCGCCCGTATTGGCCAGCCGATCCTCGCGCCGGGGAAGGGACGCGTGACGTTCTCCGGGAACCGCTCCAACGGCTACGGCAACATGGTGGAGATCGACCACGGCTACGGCTACATCACCCGCTTCGCCCACGCCTCGCGCCTGCACGTGCGAACCGGCGAGATGGTGCAGCGCGGCGACGTGATCGCCGAGGTGGGCGCCACCGGGCTGACCAGCGGGCCGCACCTTCACTACGAGGTGGAGCAGAACGGGCGCCAGGTGGACCCGCTCAACTTCATCGTCGCGGACGCGATTCCGGACTGAGCCGGGGCTGACGGCGCGGGACGGATTCAAGGAGCGCCTCCGGGCGCTCCTTGCTGTATGTGGGGGCGGGGGGCAGTTTGGGGGCGGAGAGTCCTAAGTGCTAAGTGCTAAGTCCT is drawn from Longimicrobium sp. and contains these coding sequences:
- a CDS encoding glycosyltransferase N-terminal domain-containing protein gives rise to the protein MAISERIYTLALAAARPLLPLASRGEGKLARGIRGRRGVLQRMAAWGDAERDPSRPLVWFHAPSVGEGLQARAVVEALRARRPDIQVAYTYFSPSAESFARTIAADFTDYLPFDLASDVGRALDLLRPRVFAFSKTDVWPVLTREASARGVRLALLSATLPASSSRLGGVARALLAPAYGRLNIVAAISQSDADRFAALGVPPERRTVMGDARFDQVWERAARVDRGSPLLAPFAAWPGLTLVAGSTWPADEDHLIPALARLRADGLPLRLILVPHEPTEAHLARTEAALSAHALPHVRLSAVEASAEVPAVTLVDRVGILGDLYALADVAYVGGGFGTAGLHSVLEPAAFGAPVLFGPRHANAREAAELVAAGGGFEVTGTAHLAETLRRLADPAARHPSGAAARRYVEAGRGAALRGAEIIEGLVGAGG
- a CDS encoding type 1 glutamine amidotransferase domain-containing protein yields the protein MRNDSLEGLRVAVLAADGFEQVELTSPVEDLEDRGAEVDIISIHPGRIRGVNGMYPGKKVKVSYTLDEIGVEDYDALLLPGGLANPDALRQNERVLDFVSAFNSRGKPIAMICHAPWVPISAGMVSGRRLTSWPGIKHDVLNAGGLWTDEPVVRDRNWVSSRGPHDLPVFNQAVAELFAEHVPVHVEEEEEGGSLGVVVAGVAAAAAGYAVWRYLQARADRYEEAPAPREYTSAAPAPVPAPTPATAAAPMPPVAPMPPSTPAVTPTADVELERVVIVGDVVDR
- a CDS encoding M23 family metallopeptidase, which codes for MPRSRWTLMLVPHDNERVLSWQVTRRTIRTAISGAVAVVLLFAIFGVGFFAKQGRSLHNAQLRRENQLLAAEVDQMREQMAELNQSIDQLALKDEQYRTIAGLPELDKDVKKVGIGGPGSSLADAALMHVNPGVGRKLENAEGNLGVLARRARLLQASLDEALGALRSNNERMARTPSIAPASGHLSSLFSSARAHPVLRITRPHKGIDIAARIGQPILAPGKGRVTFSGNRSNGYGNMVEIDHGYGYITRFAHASRLHVRTGEMVQRGDVIAEVGATGLTSGPHLHYEVEQNGRQVDPLNFIVADAIPD